In the Flavobacteriales bacterium genome, one interval contains:
- a CDS encoding tRNA pseudouridine(38-40) synthase TruA — translation MEFKYLIHIQYLGFRFHGWAKQPDLKTVHHMIDRTISFVFGHHEFKTMGSSRTDAMVSANNSAFQLFLKEDIDEYGFVIELNKYLPADIKATKIQKIEGDFNIINSARVKEYTYFFAQGEKFNPLAASLVTLLPFDLNIDLMREGAAIFRGQHNFRKYCTKAKEGKLFEREVLESRIEENTILTANFFPEKSFVYHVHAKGFMRNQVRLMMGQLILLGKEEISLDYLKSTLNPTDNEPLDYIASASGLMLNKIHFLDIE, via the coding sequence ATGGAATTCAAATATCTTATTCATATTCAATATCTAGGATTTCGGTTTCACGGTTGGGCAAAGCAACCCGATCTGAAAACTGTTCATCATATGATCGATAGAACCATCAGTTTTGTTTTTGGTCATCATGAGTTTAAGACTATGGGATCTAGTCGAACGGATGCCATGGTATCTGCAAATAACTCAGCGTTTCAATTGTTTTTAAAAGAGGATATAGACGAATATGGCTTCGTTATTGAGTTAAATAAGTATTTGCCTGCGGATATAAAGGCTACAAAGATTCAGAAAATTGAGGGTGATTTTAATATTATTAATTCGGCACGTGTAAAGGAGTATACTTATTTCTTTGCTCAAGGAGAAAAATTTAATCCATTAGCCGCTTCTTTGGTTACGTTGCTTCCTTTTGATTTGAATATAGATCTAATGAGAGAAGGGGCTGCGATTTTCAGAGGTCAGCATAATTTTAGAAAGTATTGTACAAAGGCCAAAGAAGGAAAGTTGTTCGAAAGAGAAGTATTAGAGAGCAGAATTGAGGAAAATACAATACTAACTGCTAATTTTTTTCCAGAGAAGAGTTTTGTCTATCATGTACATGCAAAGGGCTTTATGCGAAACCAAGTTCGTTTAATGATGGGGCAACTGATATTATTGGGTAAAGAAGAAATTAGTTTAGATTATTTGAAATCAACGCTAAATCCAACAGACAATGAACCGTTGGATTATATAGCCTCCGCCTCTGGATTGATGTTGAACAAGATTCATTTCTTAGATATTGAATAA